The Micromonospora sp. WMMD961 genome has a segment encoding these proteins:
- a CDS encoding NAD-dependent epimerase/dehydratase family protein produces the protein MKVVERFGPGHRILVTGGAGFVPSHLVDVLVARGCTVVALDNFVTGSKENVAHLLDRPTFTLVEADISDGLPTHHPAMAERFDAILHMASPASPTDFAQLPVEILRVGSVGTLHLLERAVADGARFLMASTSEAYGDPKEHPQRETYWGNVNPIGVRSVYDEAKRFSEAATMAYHRYRGLDAAIVRIFNTYGPRMRPDDGRAIPTFISQALRGEPITVHGTGNQTRSICFVEDLVRGILLLLDSTETGPVNCGTEHELTMRQLAELIVSLSGSSSEVTYVTRSSDDPEMRRPDLTLARELLGYEPTVAPEDGLQRTIEHFRARLG, from the coding sequence ATGAAGGTTGTTGAGCGCTTCGGGCCCGGTCACCGCATCCTCGTCACCGGTGGAGCTGGCTTCGTCCCATCGCATCTGGTGGACGTCCTGGTCGCCCGCGGCTGCACGGTGGTGGCGCTGGACAACTTCGTGACCGGCTCCAAGGAGAACGTGGCCCACCTGCTGGACCGGCCCACCTTCACGCTCGTCGAGGCGGACATCTCCGACGGCCTGCCGACCCACCACCCGGCGATGGCCGAACGGTTCGACGCGATCCTGCACATGGCCTCGCCGGCCAGCCCCACCGACTTCGCCCAACTGCCGGTGGAGATCCTCCGGGTCGGCTCGGTGGGCACCCTGCACCTGCTGGAGCGCGCGGTCGCCGACGGCGCCCGGTTCCTGATGGCCTCCACCTCCGAGGCGTACGGGGACCCGAAGGAGCACCCGCAGCGGGAGACCTACTGGGGCAACGTCAACCCGATCGGGGTTCGCAGCGTCTACGACGAGGCGAAGCGCTTCTCCGAGGCCGCGACGATGGCGTACCACCGCTACCGCGGGCTGGACGCGGCGATCGTCCGGATCTTCAACACCTACGGCCCGCGGATGCGCCCGGACGACGGCCGTGCCATCCCCACCTTCATCTCGCAGGCACTGCGCGGCGAGCCGATCACCGTGCACGGCACCGGCAACCAGACCCGGTCCATCTGTTTCGTCGAGGATCTGGTGCGGGGCATCCTGCTGCTGCTCGACTCGACCGAGACGGGCCCGGTCAACTGCGGGACCGAGCACGAGCTGACGATGCGGCAACTCGCCGAGTTGATCGTGTCGCTCTCCGGCAGCAGCTCCGAGGTGACCTACGTCACGCGCAGCTCGGACGACCCGGAGATGCGTCGCCCGGATCTCACGCTCGCTCGCGAACTGCTGGGATACGAGCCGACGGTGGCGCCCGAAGACGGCCTACAACGCACGATCGAGCACTTCCGGGCACGGCTAGGGTAA